Proteins from a single region of Crassaminicella profunda:
- a CDS encoding ornithine cyclodeaminase family protein, which translates to MFKVKVLNQEVIKKTLGMKEVIEAVEKVYTLKAKKRADVWPMIFHEFEPGAADMDIKSGYLNDADIYGLKLVSWYGENAKKDLPPLIGTTLVFDMKTGVPIGLLSAEHITGMRTGAAGAIGAKYLANKGAENFLMVGTGHQASFQIAAMLMVMNHIKKVRLYDPLDFENAKKLEGNIKGLLEEKFLAYYKDDEKLYHMLKEKFDVTFEAVENLEDAVKKSNIITTATPSKKPMIMKEWVKSGTHISCVGADMSGKQEIDENIFSMAKVFVDDVNQAKNVGETEMAIKKGVIQEKDILGEMGELILQNIKGRNSKEDITIYDTTGIALQDLMVSKLALDVANENGIGEEILL; encoded by the coding sequence ATGTTTAAAGTAAAGGTTTTAAACCAAGAGGTCATTAAAAAAACATTAGGAATGAAAGAGGTTATTGAAGCTGTAGAAAAGGTATATACTTTAAAAGCTAAGAAAAGAGCTGACGTTTGGCCAATGATTTTTCATGAATTTGAACCCGGGGCAGCAGACATGGATATTAAATCTGGATATCTAAATGATGCAGATATTTATGGTTTAAAGTTAGTTTCTTGGTATGGTGAGAATGCTAAAAAGGATTTACCACCTTTAATTGGAACAACTCTTGTTTTTGATATGAAAACAGGGGTGCCTATTGGACTTTTAAGTGCAGAACATATCACAGGTATGAGAACGGGTGCAGCAGGTGCTATAGGTGCTAAATATTTGGCAAATAAGGGGGCAGAAAATTTCTTGATGGTAGGGACTGGACATCAAGCATCATTTCAAATTGCAGCTATGTTAATGGTTATGAATCATATTAAAAAAGTAAGATTATATGATCCTCTAGATTTTGAAAATGCTAAAAAACTTGAAGGAAATATAAAAGGATTATTAGAAGAGAAGTTTCTTGCTTATTATAAAGATGATGAAAAATTATATCATATGCTTAAGGAAAAATTTGATGTGACTTTTGAAGCTGTAGAAAATTTAGAGGATGCTGTGAAGAAAAGTAACATTATTACAACAGCAACTCCATCGAAAAAACCAATGATCATGAAAGAGTGGGTAAAATCAGGAACTCATATTAGCTGTGTAGGTGCAGATATGTCTGGTAAACAGGAAATAGATGAAAATATTTTCAGCATGGCAAAAGTATTTGTAGATGATGTGAATCAAGCAAAAAATGTTGGAGAAACGGAAATGGCTATTAAGAAAGGGGTTATTCAAGAGAAGGATATCCTTGGAGAGATGGGAGAATTAATTTTACAGAATATAAAGGGAAGAAATTCAAAAGAGGATATAACTATCTATGATACAACGGGTATTGCTCTTCAAGACTTGATGGTTTCAAAATTAGCTCTTGATGTAGCCAATGAAAATGGTATTGGGGAAGAAATTTTATTATAG
- a CDS encoding threonine/serine dehydratase, with product MLTYKDIELAYERMKDHICKTPLEKSFRLSDKDSEVFMKLENQQPVVKSYKIRGAMSKLMNLTKEERKRGVTAISSGNHGAALAYTASKLDIHPTEIFVPETTPFPKTEKMSCFGAKVNKVGKDYDEAHHIGEQKIKELGLIEVNPCEDPVCIAGAGTIGLEICNENPDIDVIMVPIGGGGLITGISVYAKHVNPKIEVIGVQTEASPAMRKSLEDGVCYEYFEATESICDALIGGIAKTPYAMAKKCIDGVIIVKEEDLAKATIEMMKYEKILCEPSSAIVYAAYEQNRERFKGKNVALVITGGNIRDELLKTLIDQYY from the coding sequence GTGTTGACATACAAGGATATTGAATTGGCCTATGAAAGAATGAAAGATCATATTTGTAAAACACCATTAGAAAAAAGTTTTAGGTTAAGTGATAAAGATTCTGAAGTTTTTATGAAGCTTGAAAATCAGCAACCTGTTGTAAAGAGTTATAAAATAAGAGGTGCTATGAGTAAATTAATGAACTTAACAAAAGAAGAAAGAAAAAGAGGGGTAACGGCAATTTCTTCAGGAAATCATGGGGCAGCTTTAGCGTATACAGCTTCAAAACTTGACATCCATCCAACAGAAATTTTTGTGCCAGAGACTACACCCTTCCCTAAAACTGAAAAAATGAGTTGCTTCGGGGCAAAGGTAAATAAAGTTGGTAAAGATTATGATGAAGCCCATCATATTGGGGAACAAAAAATAAAAGAACTAGGGCTTATTGAAGTAAACCCTTGTGAAGATCCTGTTTGTATAGCTGGAGCAGGAACAATTGGCTTAGAAATATGCAATGAGAATCCAGATATTGATGTAATTATGGTACCTATTGGTGGCGGAGGACTTATTACAGGCATTAGTGTATATGCAAAACATGTGAATCCAAAAATAGAAGTGATTGGTGTTCAGACGGAAGCTAGCCCTGCAATGAGAAAATCTTTGGAAGATGGAGTTTGTTATGAATATTTTGAAGCGACTGAAAGTATTTGTGATGCTTTGATTGGTGGCATTGCTAAAACCCCTTATGCTATGGCAAAAAAGTGTATTGATGGAGTGATCATTGTAAAAGAAGAAGACTTGGCAAAAGCTACAATAGAGATGATGAAATATGAAAAAATATTGTGTGAACCATCCAGTGCTATTGTATATGCTGCTTATGAGCAAAATAGAGAACGTTTTAAAGGAAAAAATGTGGCGTTGGTTATTACTGGAGGAAATATTAGAGATGAGTTATTAAAAACATTAATAGATCAATATTATTAA
- a CDS encoding aminotransferase, with protein sequence MKIKDFGVEIWMNLYENNCEYNLAETCVESLTVRELLEIAGKEKEVIEDILDMKLTYGAIEGAIPLRKGVTSLYKEAKIENIVTTHGAIGANELALMTLVEPKDRVISVLPTYQQHYSIPESIGADVKILKLLPENNFLPDLDELRSYVNEKTKLICINNPNNPTGALMDETFLKEIIEIAKSVDAYILSDEVYRGLNHTGESFSPSIADLYEKGISTGSMSKTFSLAGLRIGWICGPEEFIEKINRRRDYNTISCGMIDEYLAGIALENKEKIVERNLNIVKNNVEILDKWIKDEPKLSYVKPKAGTTAFVKYDFDISSEEFCTKLLKETGVMFVPGKAMDMEGFVRIGYANTPQIIEEGLKKVSTFLKNL encoded by the coding sequence ATGAAAATAAAAGATTTTGGTGTGGAAATCTGGATGAATTTATATGAGAACAATTGTGAATACAATTTGGCAGAAACCTGTGTAGAATCCCTAACAGTAAGAGAATTACTAGAAATAGCAGGAAAAGAAAAAGAAGTTATTGAAGATATTTTGGATATGAAATTAACTTATGGCGCTATAGAAGGAGCCATTCCACTTAGAAAAGGGGTTACATCCCTTTATAAAGAGGCAAAAATTGAAAATATTGTAACTACCCATGGAGCCATTGGTGCTAACGAATTAGCATTGATGACTTTGGTAGAACCAAAGGACCGTGTGATTTCTGTATTACCTACTTATCAGCAGCATTATTCTATTCCAGAATCTATTGGAGCGGATGTAAAAATCTTAAAACTTTTACCTGAAAATAATTTCTTGCCGGATTTAGACGAATTAAGAAGTTATGTGAATGAAAAAACAAAGTTGATTTGTATTAACAATCCTAATAACCCTACAGGAGCATTGATGGATGAAACTTTTCTTAAAGAAATCATCGAAATTGCTAAATCTGTAGATGCCTATATATTATCAGATGAAGTGTATAGAGGGTTAAATCATACGGGAGAAAGTTTTTCACCATCTATTGCTGATTTGTATGAGAAGGGAATTAGTACAGGGAGTATGTCAAAAACATTTTCTTTAGCAGGACTTAGAATAGGTTGGATTTGTGGTCCAGAAGAATTTATTGAAAAAATCAATAGAAGAAGGGATTACAATACCATTAGCTGTGGTATGATTGATGAGTATTTAGCTGGGATTGCTTTAGAAAATAAAGAAAAAATAGTTGAAAGAAATTTAAATATTGTAAAGAACAATGTGGAAATTTTAGATAAGTGGATTAAGGATGAGCCTAAATTAAGTTATGTAAAACCAAAGGCAGGGACGACGGCTTTTGTAAAATATGATTTTGATATATCATCAGAGGAATTTTGCACAAAATTATTAAAGGAAACGGGAGTCATGTTTGTTCCAGGAAAAGCAATGGATATGGAAGGCTTTGTTAGAATCGGTTATGCCAATACACCTCAAATCATAGAGGAAGGTCTTAAAAAAGTATCTACTTTTTTAAAAAACTTATAG
- a CDS encoding ferritin family protein has translation MSQLKCLICGMNINSNTYDLNNYSFVEKNEKGRIINCPFCGVSKIYLDDEKEIYYVEEDLDQESLEVLDHAMKLEVFNGEFYKEASNLAENDEIKKLFKDLSNIEFMHARVHKRLGGFEQLPKLHKPDYHARLNTDKLLLEEAYKREEHAIAFYKKNSTNVCSKLIKEIFKALSDVEKQHEIIANNYI, from the coding sequence ATGAGTCAATTAAAGTGTTTGATATGTGGTATGAATATCAATTCAAATACCTATGATTTAAATAATTATTCGTTTGTTGAAAAAAATGAAAAGGGTAGGATCATCAATTGTCCTTTTTGTGGAGTAAGTAAGATTTATTTAGATGATGAAAAAGAAATCTATTATGTAGAAGAGGATTTAGATCAAGAAAGTTTAGAAGTATTAGATCATGCCATGAAATTAGAAGTGTTTAATGGAGAATTTTATAAAGAAGCCAGCAATTTAGCAGAAAACGACGAAATTAAAAAGCTTTTTAAAGACTTAAGTAATATTGAGTTTATGCATGCAAGGGTACATAAAAGACTAGGTGGATTTGAACAATTACCAAAGTTACATAAGCCTGATTATCATGCTAGATTAAATACGGATAAACTATTACTTGAGGAAGCTTATAAACGGGAAGAGCATGCCATAGCCTTTTATAAGAAAAATAGTACCAATGTTTGTAGCAAGCTTATAAAAGAGATATTTAAAGCCTTATCAGATGTGGAAAAACAGCATGAGATTATTGCAAATAACTACATATAG
- a CDS encoding HD domain-containing phosphohydrolase — protein MKITIRSKITIIMLILIIISVSTLGFLTYNDSKEIMINQIKLNNYKTLQNVNDYFLKNFMYDMEYIVNHWASKDELKNYRNQPDQPKMVVSIPKHFKPTSDKWTGYVTSNPDVAWIYLGVEEDGSLFVTPIDPTMPKDYDCRTREWYKAAIKNKDNLIWTEPYIDAGDLGNIIVTVAKTVNKNDRLVGVVGMDIKLKKFSKIINDIQFGENGYLMLLSKNGDIYAHPDNKMLTKNISHEKWVKKILSNEEGSSIHIWNNKKVVVSYLTVPNTQWKLVGVNPININKEVAPIKNKFIAIGIFSILITFIIGYFLSLIITNPVSNMMKVINEVSIHNNLNIHVKINSNDEFKILGENFNDMIDKVRELLKERNVHVQELLKKNTEILSQKEEILAYSEETEAMNEELFNLLDEIRKNYLSTVKVLANSIEANDKYTRGHCDRVRNFSIGIAKELNMSQTKINVLEFASILHDIGKIGIPSSILNKEGKLTNEEFKFIQQHPQIGYDILKDVDFLEESRNILLQHHERIDGKGYPHQLKGDEIHILAKILIVADAYDAMTSARPYRKEPLTTEQAITQLKLGCGTQFDKTVVDAFLELLVKNNLSS, from the coding sequence TTGAAAATAACAATTAGAAGTAAAATCACCATTATCATGCTCATATTAATTATTATTTCTGTTTCAACATTAGGATTTTTAACATACAATGACTCAAAAGAAATAATGATCAATCAAATAAAACTAAATAATTATAAAACATTACAAAATGTAAATGATTATTTCTTGAAAAATTTTATGTATGATATGGAATATATTGTTAATCATTGGGCTTCAAAGGATGAATTAAAAAATTACCGTAATCAACCTGACCAGCCGAAAATGGTTGTCTCTATTCCTAAACATTTCAAACCTACTTCAGACAAATGGACAGGTTATGTTACTTCAAACCCTGATGTTGCTTGGATATATTTAGGTGTAGAAGAAGACGGTTCTCTTTTTGTTACTCCTATAGATCCTACAATGCCTAAAGACTATGATTGTAGAACTAGAGAATGGTATAAGGCTGCAATAAAAAATAAGGATAACTTAATCTGGACAGAACCATACATAGATGCAGGGGATCTTGGGAACATCATTGTCACTGTAGCAAAGACTGTGAATAAAAATGATCGACTTGTAGGTGTAGTAGGTATGGATATCAAACTAAAAAAATTCTCAAAGATCATTAATGATATCCAATTCGGTGAAAACGGTTATCTTATGCTTCTTAGCAAAAACGGAGACATTTATGCACATCCAGATAACAAAATGCTTACAAAGAACATAAGTCATGAAAAATGGGTTAAGAAAATACTTTCTAATGAAGAGGGTTCATCTATCCATATATGGAATAATAAAAAAGTAGTTGTCTCTTATTTAACCGTACCCAATACACAATGGAAACTTGTAGGAGTCAATCCAATAAATATCAATAAAGAAGTTGCTCCAATAAAAAACAAATTTATTGCTATTGGTATATTCAGTATACTTATTACTTTCATCATCGGTTATTTTTTATCCCTAATTATTACTAATCCTGTAAGTAATATGATGAAAGTTATTAACGAAGTATCTATACATAACAATCTCAATATTCATGTAAAAATCAACTCAAATGATGAATTTAAAATTTTAGGTGAAAATTTTAATGATATGATTGATAAAGTTAGAGAGTTACTTAAAGAAAGGAACGTTCATGTTCAAGAACTTCTAAAAAAGAATACAGAAATATTATCACAAAAAGAAGAAATTCTTGCCTATTCAGAAGAAACAGAAGCCATGAATGAAGAACTATTCAACCTTTTAGATGAAATCAGAAAAAATTATCTTTCAACGGTTAAAGTCCTTGCAAATTCAATTGAAGCAAACGATAAATATACAAGAGGACATTGTGATCGAGTGAGAAATTTTTCAATAGGCATTGCCAAAGAACTAAATATGAGCCAAACTAAAATCAATGTTCTTGAATTCGCTAGTATTCTTCACGATATAGGAAAAATAGGCATCCCCTCTTCCATTCTTAATAAAGAAGGAAAATTAACCAATGAAGAATTTAAATTCATTCAGCAACATCCTCAAATTGGATATGATATCCTTAAAGATGTAGATTTTCTTGAAGAAAGTAGAAATATCCTTCTTCAACATCATGAGCGTATTGACGGAAAAGGGTATCCTCATCAGTTAAAGGGTGATGAGATTCATATATTAGCAAAAATATTAATAGTTGCAGATGCTTATGATGCCATGACAAGTGCACGTCCTTACAGAAAAGAACCCTTAACAACAGAACAAGCCATCACGCAACTTAAGTTAGGCTGCGGTACTCAATTCGATAAAACAGTGGTTGATGCATTTTTAGAACTTCTAGTTAAAAATAACCTTTCATCTTAA
- a CDS encoding transglycosylase domain-containing protein: protein MKKITIFLLIFISFLIGVNSYACQIKSDKYVIDEDLMKQISSNIPNYTNIDQIPKDLKNAIVAVEDRRFYKHDGFDMIGIGRAFWVNIKEGSIKEGGSTITQQLAKNLFLSGEKTYTRKLKELILAIKLENRYSKEEILEMYLNVIYYGAGAYGIQNASKIYYDKDVWALSLEECAMLAGLVQAPSAYNPKKHFKRAKKRQEIVLMVMEKNGFIHEKIKEITQKKMIIIAQ from the coding sequence ATGAAAAAGATAACCATTTTTCTATTAATATTCATAAGCTTTCTTATTGGAGTAAATAGTTATGCTTGCCAAATAAAAAGTGATAAGTATGTTATTGATGAAGATTTGATGAAACAAATTTCATCTAATATACCTAATTATACGAATATAGATCAAATTCCTAAGGATTTAAAAAATGCTATTGTTGCAGTAGAAGACAGAAGGTTTTATAAACATGATGGTTTTGATATGATCGGGATTGGAAGAGCATTTTGGGTAAATATAAAAGAAGGCAGCATTAAAGAAGGCGGGAGTACTATTACGCAGCAGTTAGCTAAAAATTTATTTTTATCTGGAGAAAAAACATATACTAGAAAATTAAAAGAGTTGATTTTAGCAATTAAGCTAGAAAATAGATATTCAAAAGAAGAAATTTTAGAAATGTACTTGAATGTTATTTACTATGGAGCAGGGGCTTATGGCATTCAAAATGCAAGTAAGATTTATTATGATAAAGATGTATGGGCACTTTCATTAGAAGAATGTGCAATGCTTGCTGGACTTGTTCAAGCGCCTAGTGCATATAATCCAAAAAAGCACTTTAAAAGAGCAAAGAAAAGGCAAGAAATCGTCCTTATGGTAATGGAGAAAAACGGATTCATCCATGAAAAAATAAAAGAAATAACTCAAAAGAAAATGATTATTATAGCTCAATAA
- a CDS encoding DUF167 domain-containing protein, whose amino-acid sequence MDQTIIAHYKKLLEKEKTITLKIKVSPKMSKTEFKKILDDDTLKLNIKSAPEKGKANKEIIHYLSKLFGISKKDISIISGETAPLKLIKLSKNSYI is encoded by the coding sequence ATGGATCAAACAATCATTGCACATTATAAAAAACTTTTAGAAAAAGAAAAGACTATTACCCTTAAAATTAAGGTTTCTCCTAAAATGTCAAAAACAGAATTCAAAAAAATCCTTGACGATGACACCTTAAAATTAAATATAAAATCTGCTCCTGAAAAGGGTAAAGCCAATAAGGAAATTATCCATTATTTATCAAAATTATTTGGAATTTCAAAAAAAGATATCTCTATCATATCAGGGGAAACGGCTCCATTAAAGCTTATAAAATTATCTAAAAACTCATACATTTAA